The genomic stretch TCGCTCTGCAAGAACCTGTTGGAGCCAAACGAAAAGCTGACTTGCGTTAACCCGACGTGCACGCTGGTGAGTCACTTGGTTTGTCTGGCGAAGAGGTTCAGGAACGACGGGATGATTTTACCGGTAGAAGGAACGTGTCCTGCCTGCCGGATCAATATTCTATGGGGGGATTTGATCAGGAAGATGAAAGGCTGCTACCAAGACTTGGCCGAGGCGGCAAACGCCGAAAGCGATTCCGATATCAGTGATTTTTGACACGTAATTAGACATAAGTATAATCTTCTCACCCTCGGTGGATTCCTTGCACGTTAAATATTTCgcttattatttatactttcGATACGTTCAACGAGCCAAGGACTTTCGTGCGAAGAGAATAGTCGCCAACTAATGATATTTTGAAGAATTGTTAATATCAAAATAATACCCGTGCAttcgtgagaaaaatttcattgtttctATTCTGATACAATTTCACACATATTTTCATAAGgaatttgtatatattatactgtaATATAGGTAGAACCGTAGTTTTAATTAATCTttagaaaaaatacacaaactCGTGACTTTACATTGAACAGATCTTTAATCGACTATAAGACATCCTCTCGACTAACTGATTAATCCTAACTTTACTTAAATACCTTCAAGTTTCGAGAGGGTCCCACTCAGGTAAATTCATCATCAGCGAATGATTGTTTCAATATAccttttaaattttgaattatctTTCATGACGGTTTCATGCATTTTTCTGCAAGTCATTCAGACCAAAGTATGAAAGAAAgtgattttcaagaaaacgTGGAGTAAAATCAGGCTTGACATTTCTCTCCAAGTgccaatatttttcgaaaatagaTCTCTGTAtcaaatatcgaaaaaattttgccaaaccttataaatttgaaatcagatACTTATCACGAAGCTTAGCCTCTACATTTGATTTAGTAAATCCGCATAATCagtaatttgtaaatattctaGCCAGATCATAAAAACATTCACGCAATATTAACTAGAATAAGTgtgaatgataaataaaaaattaaatgcgAGCAAGCTAAATTGATGAATGCagtttattgtaaataattatataaataagttataggaataaatgaataaataaatagataaataaatgaataaataaataaatgatacgTATAAATAGTAGCGTTTAAAACTAAATGCCAAACTAACTTGTCGTATTTACAAATTCAGTGCTTGTACACATTTCGACCTGTGTTatcgattttgaaattgaattttcccGAAAAAGGCATTTCGCCCGACGCATCTATGCCTGGCATccatgtatacgtacatatgaCAAAATATTTGTACATTTCATTGACCAATTTTTTGGTTCACCGAACGttaaccgttttttttttcctctaacTGTAGTTCTTCATATATGTTCTCGGAAATACTTTCTAACACAAGAATGTCGTCTTTACAATGACAGAACCTTGCCCCCCCCTCAAGTTTCTATACATATTTGCAGAAGTGTAAAGCACACCGCGATCGCGACCCTCGAATCATCTCAAACGGAACATGCTAACACTTCGAACAAATAAAACGAGTAAGTGTAAGTAACTGTACCCATTTTCAATGTCCCACAGAGAAAACTAGGGTAATTAATCATTCAACGTGGGATTGAACATTCAAAGTAGGACCCTTGTTCTCTTTTATATCTGTAATTGTAGGTACACCAGAGTGCAGAGGTATAAATAATTCAGGTGTACTGCAGTTGCGCATACCAATTATCAGGCATCATCCAAGAGGAAATTACGCATCTCAAACCACATTTGACACAGATAGTGCACCTCGTCATTTTTGTAGTGGGTGATTAGTACGCCAAGTTCATCGGGTGGGTCAGGAAACTACTGTAGTGAGCGAGGAAAGTGATCCACTTAccgtataaaaatatcaatcacTATGCCGCGTCTCATTCtgtttacaaattatttaGCTACTTTTGATTTATAGCTTAACGATTTTTCTCCCTCAAAATGACCCTTTCGCAATATTTTCCCAAAATATATGATATACGCAATTGATAAACCGCGCGTCTAAACCGAATGGCGACAAATTTCGCGAAATTAAAGGAAATACAAGCATCACTTACATATTACGCATAAAGGCATATTTGGCACGTATAAATTACAGCTAAACGATCACCCAATATTCAGCGATCAAGTATCTATCCAATTAGAATGCGGTATAAACGGGTCAAAAACGTCGCTAATTTACTCGTCGACGTGCACACGGctatttgaataaaatgacATCAATGGATTTGAAACTCCGAAGCGTGGGTGACCGTTATTTGCACTTTGCTCTCGGTGTTCAGGCTTCTCTCTGATTTCAAATTCTACAAAAGTCCCCCCGTGTAGTCGTCGTCTCCGCCATAATCGTCGTAATAGTCAGCGCCTGGAGGAACGAATATTCCTCCCAGGAACCCGGAAAGATTCTCTCCCATTCCCATCGCTGAGGCCACTCCGAATACGAACCGCATCACCACAAGTCGAACAAAGTTCACCACGTTTGTCTCCCTGGTCTGGAGGGCGAGCtgcttcgtcttcttcttcgtttttcccTCCCCAAGTTCGATCTAACCAGATAATTGACTTTcaaaatcgaacaaatttatacgtatttttaCTGCCGAGCAAAATTATCTCCTTTATACCCTGAACACGTTCGAATCGACTTATTTTCCAAGATTGAGGTACGAGTATAGGTTTCATTGAATTTCACACTCTACATGCAAATTAAACTGGTTTGCTACAATCAATGGATAAAAATGGTCTACAAGTATTGAAGCGGCTGACTTATTAAAGTGTCGTGAAAATGTTATCAGAAAATAATATCAGAGTCaatatgaaaaatagtttGTTGAAATTAAACCGAGTTGAAACTTTTGCCTTGAGACTTCCAACCCCAACTACAGAATATGACcattgatgaataaataacaattagTATGCGTGCTCACCGTTAGTAAAACGAACAGAAGAACCAAAAGCGATGATCTGATCTTCATGTTTGCTGATCTAAAGCTCCGCAATGAGCGAGTATCGATGAGAATTGATTGTCAGTCGAAATATATGAGACCAGGAACTGCAGTTTCCGCCGGTTTTTATTGCTGGTTGTTCTGGTCGAGGAAAGCGAGGAAAGTCGACTATTCGTTCACGCACCACCGAAGCTCGAGTAAAATTGATCAGATTTAAACGTCAACGGAATATATCGCGGTGTGAAGCTTTGAGCAAGGAGTAACCAAAACGCTGATTGGCTGCACACTCCGTACAGAATGAACCGACTGACTATGATCGTATACGAGAGAAGGCTGAGGCTCGCTAACGGGATccactaataaaaaaaagaaagaacgaaggaGACATTCAGGCCGAACCAAAGCACGTGATGAACGACGTCGTGACAACAACGTGGGGCTTTCGGGGTGCCATTTGCAAACCTACCGATCGTGTCTCAAGATAttctaatgatttttttcagggTTCTTACGCTTTTTGGAACctgaaattccctgacttttccaggTGCTCCAGCCTGAGAATAGGGTTTTTTTCAGTAACCTTCCAAGAAATATGCCGCTGAgtaatgacaatttttttgcacGTTAATACTAATACCTTCAATATTACCCAGTAATTAATTTACTGTTCGACtactaatttacaaacaacagcCAGCGATTTTCAGTAAGATAAAAACGAAAGGAGGTTTGATATCAAgtaatgtacgtataagaacgagtttatttcttcaagaaacttaaaattccagtcttattttcgaaattccctgactttaccctgacttttccctgcTGTAAGAAACTCCCTGAGTTTTCTCgattttccaggttttccctgTGCGTACGAACCCTGTTGTTCTACCTCCGTTAGATTTGAAAGACTTTTTTCTTCGcagttgtgaatttttgtaaattttggaaaagttGTTATTGCTGCTGGAATAAAGAAAAGTCAGCCCACAAGAAAGATCTTTTCAAAGAGCTTTACGACCGagatgtaatatttttttcaacggtacATTCCGAATCAACAAATTAAATTGTATACCCACGTTAGACATGCACGCAAAGTCGGACTTGAGTActtacaaaaattaatcaatcgACCCATTTACACGTAATATCTTTAACGCATGCGATTCTTGAGCGCAAAGAATACATTGTTCGTACATATAAGCGAATGGAATAGAATTGTACGCGGAAAGAGTTCATGGTTTTATATACGTTTGCACACGTCACATTCACGCATACAATTAGCTAAATGATTAATATGCAGAGACgaatgtatttattatactaCGCTATCTTTTATAtcgtttattctttttttcttattcagtCAGTGTCAACCTGTGCGCTTGATAATAAATCACTAATTATGAATATGAATGATTCACAATGCGATTCATGATCCGTCTAAATGTTCTTAAAGCCCCAGTCTCGGGgcctaaaaattttaataaagttgttgaaatactTTGACATTGACTTTGGCACCGATCAGAATAAATTCGATGTCATCTAACTGTATCTAAAgtttgatataataataaacttcAATAATGCCCATTCTCGCGTAGATATATAAAGCTCGTCTTACATAACgagaaaattgtaattttttaacggTATGCCTgagaataacaataaatttccaATACAGAAATTAGATGAATAGATAAAGAATGATTTTGatctacaaaaattttaccttgGATATTCGAAAGCAGCTTCTAAATTGCGTCTTATCAATGGAATTTCCAGTTATGACAAGTATACCTCTCTTTAAATGCAAGCGgcgtgaaaaaagaaagaagaacagaataagtaaaataaatgagAGGTAATAAGGaacaaaaactgaaaacatAATGAACGGCTGGTTATACCGTAAAGAGAGTATGAGTATGAGAGTATGAATACGTAATATTTCTCGCTGTATCAATCGTCCGGCATTCAACGTGAAATAACAATTCGACCAAGGCTTAAAGATGATAGTTACGTTATCGTAACTAGGCAAGATGTTGATGTTGTCGACTATTCCAAGGCGTGCATACACAGATTATGAGCGTAATAAACGTGAACCAAAGCTTCCGTAATTTGATATTACTTTTAGACCCGGTAACCAAGTTGTTGTTGCGGTATCACGACGGTGATGGTATCACGTCGTCGAATCATCCCAATTATCATTCCCACTGTGTAATCTATGCAGCATTGCAGTTTGCAATGGTCACCGTGGATTCTCATTGGCAATGAGTATGATTGACTCCAGTAATTCGCTTCTCAACTACCCGCCGAAGTTGTTTCAATTGAATTCTGTcaattttctccatttttcacGCGCAGTAACAGACACAAGATGTTGGTTCCCACTGCATTGAGCCATGCCGTAGAACAAATgagattttctcattttatctCAGGGCCAAAAAGAGACGCCTCATTTTGCAAGTACCGTAtaacattatattattatactctcTGTGCGAAGCCTTCCTTCTCTGAGAAcgtaatctttttttttttcttctacaacGGAATTAAGTATAACAAGCATAAAGCACAGAGCATAAAACATGTGATTCTTAAGGTTACAGGCAGGTTGCTGATGTACCTTGATAGCTGTCATTACCCGGTGTAATATCTGGCAACGTTTTGTCTCCTGCATAAACGATGAGACAGCGCAGCAGCATTGCTGGGTTACAATATAGTATTTAAATATGCATACGGTAAAAGTAAGTAGATAATGAACACATCGCTTATGCATGGCCATTCGCTGTACAAAGTCACGATTAATTCTTTAAGAATCGTGCTAGGAGGGCAATGTGCTCATTTCGGTAGTGCACGATCTCATTACAGATTAATGGTGCGGATCTAAGCGAGAAAATCTAGGCAATTAGCGCACACAAACCACCCgcatactatacatatataacatACACATATGTAGTATATATGCGGGGTAAATCGAATGAAGATCACTGCAGGTGCATACAGCCAGACCGCGTTATATCAGGTGGTACTAACGTGCAAATCTCTCGCAATTCCTTCCGTGTATGTAGTgtatatgaggcattccaaCCCAAACCGACTTACGTCAGACCCTCACCACAGACGattttgtgtaattttaaaTGCGTTGTAGAGTGTACAAAGAAGTTATCCttcactgattgtgagtattTTTACTGCTCCCAAAAACACGGAAAGCcgaattttcgaatgaatagCCGTAATCGATTGGCATTAAATTGTTCTCATGTATTCTTTGTTAAAACTCTAAAATTTTTAGAGCAAGATGAAAGTGGGCAAGATTTTGGTTTAGAAGCTACAGACAGAACAAGTTATTAAAAAGTGGggaaaatcgaattgaatataaatttcaaaaatacaaatttatattttacatgatttttctcacttttttatATAATAGTTAATAGTTAATagattaataatattaatagatgtttttgttttcgttatACACTACACcatacttaaaattttttttaaatcgccGACGATGTGTGTCATACGTAGGTCGGTTTGACGTAGAATGCCTCATATAATTCATCTATAAGATAGGCGGTAAGTCAGTTTTGCACAGAGTTGTTATCTCCCAATGGAGTTGCCGATTGTTCAGCGTAACTTCCGAGACTCGGTGGAAAAGAGCGCTGCTTGActtaatatatttaatatatgcAGCAGGATCTTTGTCCATCTGCGAGTCTATACGAGTGTCGCAGTCAGGCCAGGAATCTCGACGTTTCCGGTTGCAAcatgttttatttctttctcatattttcattttttttttctcagataacAATTCAGACTGGTTTTATAATTCACCCTCGTAGTTCCGAGTCcctttatttctattttaacAGATCTTCGTTAGCACCCAAAAATTAGCTGTGTTTAATATAAAATCAACCACTACAAacagcgaaaaaaatttcctaaaTTTCTCTTAAAATTTTATCCTGACTGAAATTCAAGATAACATTGCTCACACGAATACTAATTACTCGGTATTAAAACACTTATTTCGAATCTAGTTGATGATGATGAATGTCTATTTCATCCCGTCCCGTACTCCCAATATATTTCCCTAACCATACTACAAAATTTCCTAACGATTTTTCCACCTGCCTGACATTTCCAGGATTTTTAGATTGTTGTGGACTAGTGGCCACTTTGTTATAAGAATTTTTGTAGCTCATTCCTAGCTATCTAGTATCTACTAGCTCTAAACTCCACTTTGGCTTTCTTCGTTGCGCAGAAGAATCCAAGCAGAGCCTCCTTGCTCCtacgaataattttattacttacaaccccatttctttttttgaatttctaccCTGCATTGTAAAATCAGTATAACATATACGCAATCTCTAAGATCTAATATTTGCGTAGTATAAATTGATCGAATTCATATCATATAGCCGGAAGTGctattaacatttttttgttacacgAGCGCCGATCAAGCacttggataaaaaaaaaatttccttacGCACTCTAATGGGTGGACAAATAGGCAGAAGAATGACTACGAAGTGGTTACAAAAACGGCGTAACACCTGCCGCATTATCATATTCTGCTTGCACATTCTCTTTGACTGTTCTGTTCTCTTCGCTCTCGGGTAATGAACACATTGTGTCAAAGACCGACGTCGTGGGCGATGAGAGAACAAACGAGGCGttataaaacgaaaaagaataacatcggtaagaaaaaaagacgtCACGCGATTCAATGGAGATGCAATGCGCATCGTTTCTTGACGTCTTCGACAATAAGACGAGTTTCAGCGACTCCTGATATGTCGGCAACTGACGATAATATGCAGTATGGGTATTAGGTGTAATAAACAATGCGATATCGTACCTATACTCAGGTTGTGAAGGCGGCAGCACCATGGGGACCCGGTTAACCGCAGCCGTATAGCAGTGCCTAAAGGAATACATGAAAGACAGGATGCGAAGGAAGGACCGGATACGACCCACCGTGCATATTTGATCAGTTCTAGAAACGAAGGAAATACCCCTCCGCCGATGACCAGTCATTGCTCACCGCATGGCGACGATTCCTTGCGTTATGCGTCGACAATATACAATTGAATAGCTTGAATTAGTTGACTACGAGATTATAACTTCCACAATATTCTTTCGTCAACAAACAACTAAACTCGAATTTTCGTCAATGATATAATAAGACATTGGTACCCACCCTGTAGTTCGCCTGCATATTATGTGCAAGATGGCTCAATCGATACGTCAGGGAGAACCCAACGGTATTATTTATGAGAGCCTCGATGCCGTGGTGACATTACCTCGGGTCATACGCCTGTGCCATCAAAAACTCTGGTATAATCTCTGCACTCCTTATACTTCCAAATGTCGTTTTGCGTCAAATTACTGAGAGTAACGAAATTGAAATACgataagaagaagaataaggagATGGTGATACGAATGTGAAGTTTCGTGTCAAAACGACAAATGACGAAAATTCCGACGTCGGATACACGAAGTAAATAAACTTGTTCGTCGGACGAGTAGTCCGGGTTATAGAGAAGTAGGCAGGTTGAGTCGGGTGTAATCAATTGCAATGAAGCACAACTGCGCGTAGACTTTCTCTAAATGTGTCAGGGAACAAATACTGCACGCTTCCTCCGGAGTTCGTAGACCCAGACGTGTTCCTATCTAGCCATTATACAAACTGATGTAACACCCAACAACAAAACTTGTCAGCATCCAACTGTATTAAATTTCTCTCCACGTTTCATGGGATTTCTATAGGCTCTGCATGCTGCATTGCCTATCCGCGTTTCTCTCTACCATCCAAGCAGTGAATATAACTTCTTCCGTTTTCACTAGAATCTGACATAATACAagttattcatttatttactcaCGCAACCGGTTTCAGTCACTTTTTCCCCAACATATTCGACGAATAAAAACTACCGCGGGTGCCGTCAGTTACTAAATTGATAAAACGCAGCTTCTCTaatatgagatttttttacaccctttATACAAAAGTCCAAAAGTGttgcagaaagaaaaaaactctgCAACACTGCAATCATTCACGAGTATGAAGTGTACGGATTCCATGCGTTATCAGTACTTAAGATCACGTCACCAGAGCAGCAGGATATTGAACTTGTGACGTTCGACCGATCAGGTTCAAAACCAATCCGATTTACCCGGccaaagtgaaaaatcaaagacACAGTAGGATATTATTGTTCAATGTCCTTTCTCCTATAAAGAGTGTTCGACAGGAAGTGGCAACGACCACCAACGTCATTCATTAGGTAGTGATAATTCATTAGTTCCTTCAATCGAGGTATGAATAATCAATGGATACAGTACGTTTTGTAAACGACCACGAAGAGCTGTGCGTGGGTGTAGGTGTACGTGCATAACGTGGGCAACGTATAAACAATACAATGCAACTGCATCCATCTCTCTCCAGTTTGTCATCCGGCGTCGTCCTCCGGAGTTCCTTCTCCATAGTTCTCTTCTCTGATCAGTACGTCGGTTGCTCTCGCGGTGAACACACTCTGAATCGCTGAGTGAGTAAACCGGTACCTCGTGGCGGTTCTTAAGCTCAAACAAGTGCAGACAAGGATTCTCAGTTAATGGGAAAGTAAACAGAGATTGTGTGATTTGAACTTTGGTGTTCCTGCGTTCCGGTCAAAAAtatgttcaaattttgatcttcGAGACTTTAGCTCGTTAGTTaatgattgaagaaaaatatctcCTGAACGAGGAACAGCAGCGAAGCATATAAGTAAGATTTCAGTAAGCACAGTGGAAGTAGTTTCAAAGTTTACACAAAAGGTTAATCGGAGAACGTTCGCAATAAATCTGAGAGTTATTTGTAATAAAGAAGAGAGTGACTACGAAAGATTACTATTCGAGCAATGAGACTCGCTTGAAAGAAGATAGTTGTCAAATAGACAAATGAGCTTGCAGtgtttcgaaaagaaaaaaggtcACAGAATGAGAGCCGAAGATGCGAAGGTGGGATCGTTCCAAGTAGTTCTACTATTTCTTTTAGGGATAAATTACGTCATAGTATCGATGAACCACGCGCTGCCAAACTTTCACAGTCATACGCCAAATTTTTACTGCAAGGTAAGCAGACCTCTGGAAAAGTAAATTTATGTTtctcaatttcgaaaataatccAATTCTGAAATTTGGAAAGACTAACGACTTCTGCCCGAAGAGCTTGGGGCTTTCTCGTCACCAAACTGATCGCAGTCCCGCTCGCGTAAAACTATTTCTCACTACTAAACTCATCTGTGGGTGGTTAAAGGTGGCTAAAATAGTTCGTAACCAGCGGGAACTGAGTTCGTCTGTTTCTCGTTCGTTCCACTTTTTCAAGCcgtattaatttcaacttggGAGGCCAAATGATGCTGGAAGACTAACGAGGAGATGCCTATTCCATTCATTTCATTCTCCCATAGGTAAAGGGCTCCGTTAATTCGACCAACACGTGCGTGACGTCCTTAGAAAAATCAACGGCGAACATGACGGGTTCGATTTCGGAGAAGAACGCCGAATATTCGTCCTGCGAAACTGGCTACCGTTTCGATTCCGTGAGAGGCGAAACTACGATAGTTACGGAATGGGGCCTGATATGCGAGAGAAGATATCTTCTCCCTCTTAGCACGATGCTCTATTTATACGGAGTTGTAATCGGCGCCTGGATCGCTGGAGTCCTGACCGACCGCGTTGGGCGTCTTCCTGTTTTGGCGATGTGCCTCTACACGCAGGGTACTTTAGCGGTTGCCCTTTACATTATTCAGGTGAATACGACAGTTGGATGAAAACATTTCGAACAAGTAAAACAAACCAAGTCGAATCAGCAAACCGTTTCGCATGTTGCTTTGAATGGCTTCATCGAAGTTACTATTATATTGCGTAACGATGCAGGCCATGAACCAGTCCAAATTTTGCCCACATATCTTTCTAAAGCAAGCTAGACAAATGGTCAACACAATCATGTGGACATCAACAATTCACTCATTTATAATAAAACCGTTTGTTATAGTAGGTTTCCACTTTGTAACTATTGAACTATTTAGTACGCAACAGGAAATGATGGTAGTGAGTAATGgcgaaataaatttcgaatgtTATATTGTCTTCAGGACTACCGCGCCTTTCTGGTTGTTCGAGCACTGCAAGGGGTATTTGTGCAAGGGCTACAAATCTCTACATACACATTACTCTTGGAGCTATTTCCAGTCAGATCAAGAACTTTGGTGAGCATGACCTTGCAATTTGGTTGGGCCATAGGGCTCCTGCTTCTGGCAGGGCTCAGTTACGCTGTTGCAGACTGGAGGGTCCTTCAGTTAGCCACATCGGTTCCCACGGCGGTCACCGTCCTCTACATCTGGTAGGATAATCGCCATAACGCCGTGCATACGTCTCAGCTTGTGCTATTGCTGTCTTCATTTTGTTACTCGGTTTGCTTTTTTTACTTGCCTACTTGTGAGCCCCAATTTGCACGTGACGTGATGTCATTTGAATATTCACACGTCTATTTCTGACCTTACGTTCGGATCCAAATTCAGGATCGAGAAAATCCCTAAGTGCGTTGTTTTAACAAATGTTCTACattaggaaattttttcaaaaatatgttcaaGGATCATACCAGAGTCACCACGATGGTTGTTGGCCAAAGGAAACCTGACGGAGGCTCACATGGCGTTggaaaaaatcgcgaaatacAACACCTGCTGCAGGAAGCGCGAGGTCAAGGTGGAGGCCGAAATGGAGGAAGGAAATACCACAACTATCACCGAGACCGTAACGCCAGTGAAACCAAAACGAAAGTCTCGGGTGTCTAACGTTGACCCGAACGAAACTAAAACGAACGATTCTCTCACCGAGGAGTTATCAGATCTTTTAACAACTCCGGAGCTTTCCGATGGCAGAATAATAGTGGACCGTAAATTCGTCAACGTCAAAGAAGGTTCGAATCACAAAACCCTTCCATTCGCATCAGTATTGGTAAccaatgacaattttttaatcctttGTTTCATTCAACAGAGAATAATCTGCTTACACCGTCGGAAAGCCTGGAGCGAAGGGCATCAAATTTAGAGATGCGGATGAAGTTTGAGATGACTGTTGGGGATGAAGCAATGGAGGAAAGAGACCCCACGCCACCGCCACCCGCTCCTCTAACTCCAAATGGCAAGGACTCTCAATCCACTAATGGTTCCGACGATAACCAAGAAGTCTCGACAATAATACCGGAGGAAATAGTGGAGCTTAGAACAGCGGAAGCGGTGCCGCAGAAGGAAGAAGAGGACACGAACGAgtcgttagaaaaaaataaagaagacgttgaaaacaaaagcGAAGTAGCAAATAACCAGACCTTCCTACAACTACTAAGACGGCCAGGGCTTCGGAGGAATTGCATGATTCTTATATTCGTATGGTGAGTGTGACAACATCGAATTAATTGCGTTTAGCTGAGTTTAGAAGAAGGGATCGATTACTTGGCGGATTTTACACGCGTAACGCCGAATGATTCGTTAGCCAAAATATCTGCTCTCTTATAAATCACCCTCTCATCCATTTTACTAAGAAcgactttcttttttttcacgaatcaGAAATTGAAGTGGCTTATTTCACAGGTTCAGCGTTTCTCTGTCCCATTGCGGTTTCGTGTTTCAATTGCCAGACATAAGCGGCGATCGACACGTAAACTTTGCAATCGGCGGTTGTCTGGACCTGATCGCATACTCGCTCACCCACTTCGTGCTGATAAAATGTGGACGGCGTATACCTCTCGGTATTTATCTGATACTGAGCGGAGCTACTTGCATCGTTATCGCTGCTATCAGCATGCCaatgcatgaaaattcgaccTGGACGGGTAAATCAATCAGTTCTGTAAACCGGGaattttaccgaaaaatagagatagaacaaaaaaaatcgcacTTCACTGGGGATTTAGTCAATTGTTCAAACTGTTTCAGGACCGACGAAATTAACGCTGATTCTGATAGGAAAAGGAGCAATCGTGAGTTCCTTTGCAGTTACATACTTGTACACGGTTGAATTATTTCCGACAGTTTTGCGAGGTACGTGTTTAGGATACTGCGAAATTTTCGGCAAGATTGGCACTTTGATAGCACCGCACTTCACAGTACTGGTAAGTCTTTGCTAATTGTCTCGCTGCATCGATAGTGATGAGTAAATGGAAAATTGTTGACGGTACGGTTCGTGTTATTTTAGGGTACAAAAACATGGGCCGCAGTACCGATATCGATAATGGGAACGCTGTGCGTTGTGTCGGGAATCTTGAGTCTGGCTCTTCCGGAAACGCTCAACAATCGCCTGCCCGACACTATTGAGCAATCGGAAgatttatttaagaaaaatcgcGT from Neodiprion virginianus isolate iyNeoVirg1 chromosome 3, iyNeoVirg1.1, whole genome shotgun sequence encodes the following:
- the LOC124301045 gene encoding organic cation transporter protein-like; amino-acid sequence: MSLQCFEKKKGHRMRAEDAKVGSFQVVLLFLLGINYVIVSMNHALPNFHSHTPNFYCKVKGSVNSTNTCVTSLEKSTANMTGSISEKNAEYSSCETGYRFDSVRGETTIVTEWGLICERRYLLPLSTMLYLYGVVIGAWIAGVLTDRVGRLPVLAMCLYTQGTLAVALYIIQDYRAFLVVRALQGVFVQGLQISTYTLLLELFPVRSRTLVSMTLQFGWAIGLLLLAGLSYAVADWRVLQLATSVPTAVTVLYIWIIPESPRWLLAKGNLTEAHMALEKIAKYNTCCRKREVKVEAEMEEGNTTTITETVTPVKPKRKSRVSNVDPNETKTNDSLTEELSDLLTTPELSDGRIIVDRKFVNVKEENNLLTPSESLERRASNLEMRMKFEMTVGDEAMEERDPTPPPPAPLTPNGKDSQSTNGSDDNQEVSTIIPEEIVELRTAEAVPQKEEEDTNESLEKNKEDVENKSEVANNQTFLQLLRRPGLRRNCMILIFVWFSVSLSHCGFVFQLPDISGDRHVNFAIGGCLDLIAYSLTHFVLIKCGRRIPLGIYLILSGATCIVIAAISMPMHENSTWTGPTKLTLILIGKGAIVSSFAVTYLYTVELFPTVLRGTCLGYCEIFGKIGTLIAPHFTVLGTKTWAAVPISIMGTLCVVSGILSLALPETLNNRLPDTIEQSEDLFKKNRVRSTEEGSVKKTTNKRRTVLDEQNERDILREKLFNDDNDGKTWVEAGNGIIVNFSDGKNTE